The following proteins are encoded in a genomic region of Variovorax paradoxus:
- a CDS encoding enoyl-CoA hydratase/isomerase family protein codes for MDYTRYQTLAITRRGVDGAVLDIQMRALNGKLPTAGHDGHRELAEIWRDVSADDTVRCAVLRGEGLGFSGGGDLAMVQDMTTDDAVRQRVWKEARDLVYNIINCDKPIVSAMHGPAVGAGLVAGLLADISIAAKGAKIVDGHTRLGVAAGDHAAIVWPLLCSMAKAKYHLLLCEPVSGEEAERIGLVSLAVDEADLLPRAYEIADRLAAGSQSAIRLTKYALNNWLRQAGPTFDASLAMEFMGFAGPDVREGVASLRERRAPNFG; via the coding sequence ATGGACTACACCCGCTACCAGACCCTCGCCATCACGCGCCGCGGCGTCGATGGTGCGGTGCTCGATATCCAGATGCGCGCGCTCAACGGCAAGCTGCCGACGGCAGGCCATGACGGCCACCGCGAGCTCGCCGAGATCTGGCGCGACGTGTCGGCCGACGACACGGTTCGCTGTGCGGTGCTGCGCGGGGAAGGGTTGGGCTTCTCGGGCGGCGGCGATCTTGCGATGGTGCAGGACATGACCACCGACGACGCGGTGCGCCAGCGCGTGTGGAAAGAAGCGCGCGACCTCGTCTACAACATCATCAATTGCGACAAGCCCATCGTGAGCGCGATGCACGGCCCGGCCGTGGGCGCGGGGCTGGTGGCGGGGTTGCTCGCAGACATTTCCATCGCCGCCAAGGGCGCGAAGATCGTCGACGGCCACACGCGGCTCGGCGTGGCGGCGGGCGACCATGCGGCCATCGTCTGGCCGCTCCTGTGCAGCATGGCCAAGGCCAAGTACCACCTGCTGCTGTGCGAACCGGTGAGCGGGGAAGAGGCCGAGCGCATCGGCCTGGTGTCGCTCGCGGTGGACGAGGCCGACCTGCTGCCGCGCGCCTACGAAATTGCCGACCGGCTCGCGGCCGGCAGCCAGAGTGCGATCCGCCTGACCAAATACGCACTCAACAACTGGCTGCGCCAGGCCGGGCCGACGTTCGACGCCTCGCTGGCAATGGAGTTCATGGGCTTCGCGGGCCCCGACGTGCGCGAAGGCGTGGCTTCGCTGCGCGAACGGCGCGCGCCGAACTTCGGCTGA
- a CDS encoding M14 family metallopeptidase — MQAQSTAATRHFSGTYAEARAKFLDAAARRGAAVESFVLPTHRGALGEELATDVALIGAKDAKKLLLVTSGTHGPEGFCGSGAQLATLNDPDLLGRLEQAGVALLLVHAVNPHGFSHLHRTNEDNIDLNRNHIDFGAPLPVNAEYAEVEPLVLPATWPPAPADEAAMAAYVEKHGMRAFRAAVTRGQYSSPDGLFYGGTAPSWSNRTMRSILRSYAASATHIGWIDIHTGLGPYGHGEKIYPGRNAPADLAQAHAWWGADVFAPFAGDSASADVSGPVVSIAYDECPKASIAPMGLEFGTLPEGEVLTRLRADTWLRRHPAAPEAQKREIRRQLRDAFYCDNDEWKGMVLGQTRVVLLQTLQGLKKA, encoded by the coding sequence ATGCAAGCCCAATCCACCGCCGCCACCCGCCATTTCTCCGGCACGTACGCCGAAGCGCGCGCCAAGTTCCTCGATGCCGCGGCGAGGCGCGGCGCCGCGGTCGAATCCTTCGTGCTGCCGACGCACCGCGGCGCGCTCGGCGAGGAACTGGCCACCGACGTGGCGCTGATCGGCGCCAAGGACGCGAAGAAGCTGCTGCTCGTCACCTCGGGCACGCACGGCCCCGAGGGCTTCTGCGGTTCGGGCGCGCAGCTTGCCACGCTGAACGACCCCGACCTGCTGGGCCGGCTCGAACAGGCGGGTGTGGCGCTGCTGCTGGTGCACGCCGTCAATCCGCACGGTTTCTCGCACCTGCATCGCACCAACGAAGACAACATCGACCTGAACCGCAACCACATCGACTTCGGCGCGCCGCTGCCGGTGAACGCGGAATACGCCGAGGTCGAGCCGCTCGTGCTGCCCGCCACCTGGCCGCCGGCGCCCGCCGACGAGGCCGCCATGGCCGCCTATGTCGAGAAGCACGGCATGCGCGCTTTCCGCGCGGCCGTCACCCGAGGCCAGTACAGCTCGCCCGACGGCCTCTTCTATGGCGGTACCGCGCCCTCGTGGAGCAACCGCACGATGCGATCGATCCTGCGCAGCTACGCCGCGTCGGCCACGCACATCGGCTGGATCGACATCCACACCGGCCTTGGCCCCTACGGCCACGGCGAGAAGATCTACCCGGGCCGCAATGCGCCGGCCGACCTCGCCCAGGCGCACGCCTGGTGGGGTGCCGACGTGTTCGCGCCTTTTGCCGGCGACTCGGCCTCGGCCGATGTGTCGGGGCCGGTGGTCTCCATCGCCTATGACGAGTGCCCCAAAGCGAGCATCGCGCCCATGGGCCTGGAGTTCGGCACCCTGCCCGAGGGCGAAGTGCTGACCCGCCTGCGTGCCGACACCTGGCTGCGCCGCCATCCCGCGGCGCCCGAAGCGCAGAAGCGCGAGATCCGCCGGCAACTGCGCGACGCTTTCTACTGCGACAACGACGAATGGAAGGGCATGGTGCTGGGACAGACGCGCGTGGTGCTGCTGCAGACCCTGCAAGGCCTGAAGAAGGCCTGA
- a CDS encoding alpha/beta hydrolase, with the protein MSRSPIEIETAPHPTATVIVMHGLGADGNDFVPIANELDLSSVGPVRFVFPNAPVIPVTINGGYQMPAWYDIAVADLAAREDEAGLRRSQATIETLIAHEKSRGIKADRIVVAGFSQGCAMALMTGLRHTERLAGIVGLSGYLPIAATTAAERHAANHETPVFLAHGRQDPVVPLDRALQSRDALSALGYTVEWHEYTMAHSVCMEEIADLNRFLLRVLAP; encoded by the coding sequence ATGTCCCGTTCCCCGATCGAAATCGAAACCGCTCCCCATCCCACCGCCACGGTGATCGTGATGCACGGCCTCGGCGCCGACGGAAACGACTTCGTGCCGATTGCCAATGAACTCGACCTGTCGAGCGTGGGCCCGGTGCGCTTCGTGTTCCCGAATGCGCCGGTGATCCCGGTCACCATCAACGGCGGCTACCAGATGCCGGCCTGGTACGACATTGCCGTGGCCGACCTGGCCGCGCGCGAGGACGAGGCGGGCCTGCGCCGTTCGCAGGCCACCATCGAGACCCTCATCGCCCACGAGAAAAGCCGCGGCATCAAGGCCGACCGTATCGTGGTGGCCGGTTTCTCGCAGGGCTGCGCCATGGCGCTCATGACCGGCCTGCGCCACACAGAGCGGCTGGCCGGCATCGTCGGCCTCTCGGGCTACCTGCCGATTGCAGCCACCACGGCGGCCGAGCGGCACGCCGCCAACCACGAGACCCCGGTTTTCCTGGCCCACGGCCGGCAAGACCCGGTGGTGCCGCTCGACAGGGCGCTGCAGTCACGCGATGCGCTCTCCGCGCTGGGCTATACCGTCGAGTGGCACGAGTACACGATGGCGCATTCGGTCTGCATGGAAGAAATTGCCGACCTGAACCGATTTCTTCTGCGCGTGCTGGCGCCATAG
- a CDS encoding Fur family transcriptional regulator, translated as MSPHPKPSPAAKASGSEALLRSTGLRVTRAAQTVLELLEHASQPLTHDDVVAAYTTATGETPDRVTVYRVLDRLVEAGLCDRRVGADRVNRFSRHVEAASGNIFECDQCHKVLALPSDPELPKVMSRLGRELRKQGIDTRHTALTLHGTCGECRG; from the coding sequence ATGAGCCCACACCCGAAGCCCTCCCCTGCCGCCAAGGCATCCGGCAGCGAAGCCCTGCTGCGCAGCACCGGCCTGCGCGTGACGCGTGCCGCGCAAACCGTGCTCGAATTGCTGGAACACGCCTCCCAGCCCCTGACGCACGACGACGTGGTGGCCGCCTACACCACCGCGACGGGTGAAACGCCCGACCGCGTGACGGTCTACCGCGTGCTCGACCGCTTGGTCGAAGCCGGCCTGTGCGACCGCCGCGTGGGCGCGGACCGCGTGAACCGCTTCTCGCGCCACGTCGAAGCCGCTTCGGGCAATATCTTCGAATGCGACCAGTGCCACAAGGTGCTGGCCCTGCCTTCCGACCCGGAGCTGCCCAAGGTGATGAGCCGGCTGGGCCGGGAGCTCCGCAAACAGGGCATCGACACGCGCCACACCGCGCTCACCCTGCACGGCACCTGCGGGGAATGCAGGGGCTGA
- a CDS encoding lactonase family protein, which yields MKFRRPAALAALALAALAGCTSLTPTVPQRQLMVVANDEKQSWSDAGAVILGPMGRDTVQLLDIGTDPLAPKLVGTLQLDNTIAGPPTNLAITPGETLALVANSLNVIEENGARKQVPDNRLFVIDLTTTPPKLIDTLTVGKQPSGLSINRAGNLALVANRADNSVSVLRIAGKRVTLIDTVPMNDSVAHVRFTPDGKRALAAKFPTHKIALLEVNGEKVSYNKVDLAAGLWPYNVDVTPDGKLALTADNGNSGASDGQIDTVSVIDLEATPPRVIDKVVVGDGPEGLAVSPTGRHAVAVLLRGSNAAKNAYFYNRNGSVVLLKIDGKKVTRANEVVVRGLPEGAVWSADGQYLYVGNFIDQDITILRVDGDTLVPTGKSFPLQGHPAAMRGTMTH from the coding sequence ATGAAATTCCGCCGCCCTGCCGCATTGGCCGCCCTTGCCTTGGCCGCTCTTGCGGGCTGCACCAGCCTGACACCTACCGTGCCGCAGCGCCAGCTGATGGTGGTCGCCAACGACGAAAAGCAGTCGTGGAGCGATGCCGGTGCCGTGATCCTCGGCCCGATGGGACGCGACACGGTGCAGCTGCTCGACATCGGCACCGACCCGCTCGCACCGAAGCTCGTCGGTACGCTGCAGCTCGACAACACCATCGCCGGCCCGCCGACCAATCTTGCGATCACGCCCGGCGAAACGCTGGCGCTGGTCGCCAACTCGCTCAACGTGATCGAAGAAAACGGCGCGCGAAAGCAGGTGCCCGACAACCGCCTCTTCGTGATCGACCTGACCACCACGCCGCCCAAGCTGATCGACACGCTCACCGTGGGCAAGCAGCCTTCGGGCCTGTCGATCAACCGCGCGGGCAACCTCGCGCTGGTGGCCAACCGCGCCGACAACTCGGTCAGCGTGCTGCGCATCGCGGGCAAGAGGGTCACGCTGATCGACACTGTGCCCATGAACGATTCGGTGGCGCACGTGCGCTTCACGCCCGACGGCAAGCGCGCGCTGGCGGCCAAGTTCCCCACTCACAAGATCGCGCTGCTCGAAGTGAACGGCGAAAAGGTCAGCTACAACAAGGTCGACCTCGCAGCCGGCCTCTGGCCCTACAACGTCGACGTGACGCCCGACGGCAAGCTCGCGCTCACGGCCGACAACGGCAACTCCGGCGCATCGGACGGGCAGATCGACACCGTGAGCGTGATCGACCTCGAGGCCACGCCGCCGCGCGTGATCGACAAGGTGGTGGTCGGCGACGGCCCCGAAGGCCTCGCCGTGAGCCCCACCGGCCGGCATGCGGTCGCCGTGCTGCTGCGCGGCAGCAACGCGGCCAAGAACGCGTACTTCTACAACCGCAATGGTTCCGTGGTGCTGCTGAAGATCGACGGCAAGAAGGTGACGCGCGCCAATGAAGTGGTGGTGCGAGGCCTGCCCGAAGGCGCCGTGTGGAGCGCCGATGGCCAATACCTCTACGTGGGCAACTTCATCGACCAGGACATCACCATCCTGCGCGTGGACGGCGACACGCTGGTGCCGACGGGCAAGTCGTTTCCGCTGCAGGGGCATCCGGCGGCGATGCGCGGGACAATGACGCACTGA
- a CDS encoding DUF808 domain-containing protein produces the protein MATSLLLLLDDIATVLDDVSVLTKVAAKKTAGVLGDDLALNAQQVSGVKAERELPVVWAVCKGSFVNKLILVPAALAIGSWLPWLVTPLLMVGGAFLCFEGFEKLAHKFLHKQEHEADTARHERAVADEAVDVVAVEKDKIKGAVRTDFILSAEIIAITLGTVQGQPFLTQLTVLAGIALIMTIGVYGLVAGIVKLDDAGLYLSQQAGKAAQALGRGILAAAPWLMKGLSVAGTAAMFLVGGGILVHGVPAFGHAVEDWAKATGGVFGALGSMGVNAGVGLVAGAIVLAAVELVGKLRGKKA, from the coding sequence ATGGCCACCAGCCTGCTTCTGCTGCTCGACGACATCGCGACTGTTCTGGACGACGTCTCGGTCCTCACCAAGGTCGCCGCGAAGAAAACGGCCGGTGTTCTCGGAGACGACCTCGCACTCAACGCGCAGCAGGTTTCGGGCGTCAAGGCCGAGCGCGAACTGCCGGTGGTCTGGGCCGTGTGCAAGGGCTCGTTCGTCAACAAGCTCATCCTGGTGCCCGCGGCGCTGGCCATCGGCAGCTGGCTGCCCTGGCTGGTCACGCCGCTGCTCATGGTGGGCGGCGCGTTTCTTTGCTTCGAAGGCTTCGAGAAGCTCGCGCACAAGTTCCTGCACAAACAGGAACACGAGGCCGACACCGCGCGCCACGAGCGCGCCGTGGCCGATGAGGCGGTCGATGTGGTCGCGGTCGAAAAGGACAAGATCAAGGGCGCGGTGCGCACCGACTTCATTCTTTCGGCCGAAATCATCGCCATCACGCTGGGCACCGTGCAGGGCCAGCCTTTTCTCACGCAGCTCACCGTGCTCGCGGGCATCGCGTTGATCATGACCATCGGCGTCTACGGCCTGGTGGCCGGCATCGTGAAGCTCGACGACGCGGGCCTGTACCTGAGCCAGCAAGCCGGCAAGGCCGCGCAGGCCCTGGGGCGCGGCATTCTCGCGGCGGCGCCCTGGCTCATGAAGGGGCTGTCGGTGGCGGGCACCGCGGCCATGTTCCTCGTAGGCGGCGGCATCCTGGTGCACGGCGTACCGGCCTTCGGCCATGCCGTCGAAGACTGGGCCAAGGCCACGGGCGGCGTGTTCGGCGCCCTCGGGTCCATGGGCGTGAATGCGGGCGTGGGCCTTGTGGCCGGCGCCATCGTGCTGGCGGCGGTCGAGCTCGTCGGCAAGCTCCGGGGCAAGAAGGCCTGA
- a CDS encoding LysR substrate-binding domain-containing protein produces the protein MKPNQLHAFVAVVEQMSIRAAARVLGLSQPAVTKIVRELEREVGAPLVERSVKGVQLTQYGEAFAPRARLLLADMRRARDEIAQIRDGVRGTVSMAVSASFALTVLPVAFKDFHTRLPAVHVQFSEAVLPMMMSRLREGYLDFAVAHVVPGTLDPDFEALELFPVQLVIGMRERHPMRASRSLRELYTAEWILPGDGDHFSGRDTISPLLPLGLPPPARVIQGQSVTVALALVGTMDLIGMFVEPLVRLAFKRHGIRRVEVEERLPTLSVCVIRRRGQLLTPAAQHFVECIQRACAAAMNT, from the coding sequence ATGAAACCCAATCAGTTGCACGCCTTCGTGGCAGTGGTCGAGCAGATGAGCATCCGCGCTGCGGCGCGCGTGCTGGGGCTTTCGCAGCCCGCAGTGACCAAGATCGTTCGCGAGCTCGAGCGCGAGGTAGGCGCGCCGCTGGTGGAGCGCAGCGTCAAGGGCGTGCAGCTCACCCAATACGGCGAGGCCTTTGCGCCGCGCGCGCGGCTGCTCTTGGCGGACATGCGGCGCGCACGCGACGAAATCGCGCAGATCAGAGACGGCGTCAGGGGCACAGTATCGATGGCCGTGAGCGCCTCATTCGCCCTCACGGTGCTGCCCGTCGCGTTCAAGGACTTCCACACCCGCCTGCCCGCGGTCCATGTGCAGTTCAGCGAGGCCGTGCTGCCGATGATGATGTCGCGGCTGCGCGAGGGCTACCTGGATTTCGCCGTCGCCCATGTGGTGCCCGGCACGCTCGACCCCGATTTCGAAGCGCTCGAGCTCTTTCCGGTGCAGCTGGTGATCGGCATGCGCGAGCGGCACCCGATGCGCGCGAGCCGGTCGCTGCGCGAGCTGTACACGGCCGAATGGATATTGCCCGGCGACGGCGACCACTTCAGCGGCCGCGACACGATCTCGCCGCTGCTGCCGCTCGGCCTGCCGCCGCCGGCGCGCGTGATCCAGGGGCAGTCGGTCACGGTGGCGCTGGCACTGGTGGGCACCATGGACCTGATCGGCATGTTCGTGGAGCCGCTGGTGCGCCTGGCCTTCAAGCGCCACGGCATCCGCCGGGTCGAGGTGGAGGAGCGGCTGCCCACGCTCAGCGTGTGCGTCATACGCAGGCGCGGCCAGCTGTTGACGCCGGCCGCGCAGCACTTCGTGGAATGCATCCAGCGCGCCTGCGCGGCTGCGATGAATACCTGA
- a CDS encoding VF530 family protein, with amino-acid sequence MTDEAPAPAKPAQPRNPLHGLTLEAIVTALAEHYGWEQLGELVPLRCFTFEPSVGSSLKFLRKTPWAREKVESLYLFMLRDQRRQQQQQQTPR; translated from the coding sequence GTGACCGACGAAGCGCCAGCGCCCGCCAAGCCGGCCCAGCCCCGGAACCCGTTGCACGGGCTCACGCTGGAAGCCATCGTCACGGCGCTGGCCGAGCATTACGGCTGGGAACAGCTCGGCGAGCTTGTTCCCCTCCGCTGCTTCACGTTCGAGCCGAGCGTGGGCTCCAGCCTCAAGTTCCTGCGCAAGACGCCGTGGGCACGCGAGAAGGTCGAAAGCCTTTATCTCTTCATGCTGCGCGACCAGCGCCGTCAGCAGCAGCAACAGCAAACCCCGCGGTGA
- the zigA gene encoding zinc metallochaperone GTPase ZigA, with product MTDRLPVTVLSGFLGAGKTTLLNHILHNREGRRVAVIVNDMSEVNIDAALVRDGGAELSRTDEKLVEMSNGCICCTLREDLLVEVGRLAKEGRFDQLVIESTGISEPLPVAETFTFAGEDGKSLADVARLDTMVTVVDAFNFLRDYGSADSLGQRGQSLGDEDTRTVVDLLIEQIEFCDVLVVNKTDLVTAEERERLMAILRSLNPRARIETSEFGRVALDRVLDTGLFDFEQAERAPGWLAELRGEHPPESETYGIRSFVYRARLPFHPQRFWDLVQSEWEGVVRSKGFFWLASRATRAGSWSQAGGACRYGVAGLWWAAVPREHWPADEEAQETIRKNWDPATGDARQELVLIGIGMDEAGLRARLDACLLTDSEMRYGASWWANLPDPFPSWNV from the coding sequence ATGACCGACCGCCTTCCCGTCACCGTGCTGTCCGGCTTCCTCGGCGCCGGCAAGACCACGTTGCTCAATCACATCCTGCACAACCGCGAGGGACGCCGCGTGGCGGTCATCGTCAATGACATGAGCGAGGTCAACATCGACGCGGCGCTGGTGCGCGACGGCGGCGCCGAGCTCTCGCGCACCGACGAGAAGCTGGTCGAAATGAGCAACGGCTGCATCTGCTGCACGCTGCGCGAAGACCTGCTCGTCGAAGTCGGGCGGCTCGCGAAGGAAGGGCGCTTCGACCAGTTGGTGATCGAATCGACCGGCATCTCCGAGCCGCTGCCCGTGGCCGAAACCTTCACCTTCGCCGGCGAGGACGGCAAGAGCCTGGCCGACGTGGCGCGCCTCGACACCATGGTGACGGTGGTCGATGCGTTCAACTTCCTACGCGACTACGGCTCGGCCGACAGCCTGGGCCAGCGCGGCCAGTCGCTCGGCGACGAGGACACGCGCACCGTGGTCGACCTGCTGATCGAGCAGATCGAGTTCTGCGACGTGCTGGTGGTCAACAAGACCGACCTCGTCACGGCCGAAGAGCGGGAGCGCCTGATGGCCATTCTGCGCAGCCTCAATCCGCGTGCGCGCATCGAGACCTCGGAGTTCGGCCGCGTGGCGCTCGACCGCGTGCTGGACACAGGCCTGTTCGATTTCGAGCAGGCCGAGCGCGCGCCGGGTTGGTTGGCCGAGCTGCGCGGCGAGCACCCGCCCGAAAGCGAGACCTACGGCATTCGCAGCTTCGTCTATCGCGCGCGGCTGCCGTTCCATCCGCAGCGCTTCTGGGACCTGGTGCAAAGCGAGTGGGAGGGCGTGGTGCGCTCCAAGGGATTCTTCTGGCTCGCGAGCCGCGCCACGCGCGCCGGTTCGTGGTCGCAAGCGGGTGGTGCCTGCCGTTATGGCGTCGCGGGCCTGTGGTGGGCCGCGGTGCCGCGCGAGCATTGGCCGGCCGACGAAGAAGCGCAGGAAACCATCCGCAAGAACTGGGACCCGGCCACTGGCGACGCGCGGCAGGAATTGGTGCTGATCGGCATCGGCATGGACGAGGCCGGCCTGCGCGCGCGGCTCGATGCCTGCCTGCTGACCGACAGCGAAATGCGCTATGGCGCTTCGTGGTGGGCCAATCTTCCCGACCCTTTTCCTTCCTGGAACGTGTAG
- a CDS encoding DUF2164 domain-containing protein: MTIEISKEARQQAITSIERYFSENMEEKIGNIAAGALLGFFLEEVGPIVYNKAVVDVQERLQSRISEVDLEVHEDEFQYWRKFDRQKKGK, from the coding sequence ATGACCATCGAGATATCCAAGGAAGCGCGCCAACAGGCGATCACGTCGATCGAGCGCTACTTCAGCGAGAACATGGAAGAGAAGATCGGCAACATCGCAGCCGGTGCGCTGCTCGGCTTCTTCCTCGAGGAGGTCGGCCCGATCGTCTACAACAAGGCCGTGGTCGACGTGCAGGAGCGCCTTCAGTCCCGCATTTCGGAAGTCGATCTCGAAGTGCACGAGGACGAATTCCAGTACTGGCGCAAGTTCGACCGGCAGAAAAAAGGCAAGTAG
- a CDS encoding MFS transporter, with translation MSTPSPASPGTTRASRRRTIVATTIGNGLEFFDFTVYGFLALVIGKLFFPTFDSYGQLLLTVASFGVGFIMRPLGGIVIGAYADRAGRKKAMTLTIFLMALGCALIACTPTYAAIGVAAPLVIVLARLIQGFSAGGEVGASTTLLVEHATPANRGYMASWQFASQGLGVMLGAVVVGGLTFSLTPEAMQSWGWRVPFVLGMLIAPVGMYIRRHLEESLHISPEAAAAPRENSLKIVCTQHGRTVLAAILSLVGGTTAAYVVTFYMPTYAVRELGLTPSVALFGAALTGLISFALAPFVGRLSDVVGRKPLIVWSRIALALLIYPGFLWLNASPTPAVLFIVLGVLSIGLVAQTVPGITMLPEMFPKAVRASGMSLVYSVGVALFGGFAPFISTWLLNATGSKLAPAWYLVAMTLVSLLGLLWLRDHTGRDIDAAGAHAAAA, from the coding sequence ATGAGCACCCCTTCCCCCGCGAGCCCCGGAACCACGCGAGCCAGCCGGCGCCGCACCATCGTCGCCACCACCATCGGCAATGGCCTGGAGTTCTTCGATTTCACCGTCTACGGCTTTCTTGCGCTGGTGATCGGCAAGCTGTTCTTCCCGACCTTCGACTCTTACGGCCAACTGCTGCTCACGGTGGCGAGCTTCGGCGTGGGGTTCATCATGCGGCCACTGGGCGGCATCGTGATCGGCGCGTACGCCGACCGCGCGGGCCGCAAGAAGGCCATGACGCTCACCATCTTCCTGATGGCGCTGGGCTGCGCGCTGATCGCCTGCACGCCCACCTATGCGGCCATCGGCGTGGCCGCGCCCCTCGTCATCGTGCTGGCGCGGCTGATCCAGGGCTTCTCGGCCGGCGGCGAGGTGGGCGCATCGACCACCCTGCTGGTCGAGCACGCCACGCCGGCCAACCGCGGCTACATGGCCAGCTGGCAGTTCGCGAGCCAGGGCCTGGGCGTGATGCTCGGCGCCGTGGTGGTGGGCGGCCTGACCTTCTCGCTCACGCCGGAGGCCATGCAGAGTTGGGGCTGGCGCGTGCCGTTCGTGCTGGGCATGCTGATCGCGCCCGTGGGCATGTACATCCGCCGCCACCTCGAGGAGTCGCTGCACATCTCGCCCGAGGCCGCGGCCGCGCCGCGCGAAAACAGCCTGAAGATCGTCTGCACGCAGCACGGCAGGACCGTGCTGGCGGCCATTCTCTCGCTGGTCGGCGGCACCACGGCCGCCTATGTGGTGACCTTCTACATGCCGACCTATGCCGTGCGCGAACTCGGGCTCACGCCCTCGGTGGCGCTGTTCGGCGCCGCGCTCACCGGACTGATCTCGTTCGCGCTGGCGCCGTTCGTGGGCAGGCTGTCGGACGTCGTCGGACGCAAGCCGCTGATTGTCTGGAGCCGCATTGCGCTGGCCCTCCTGATCTACCCCGGCTTCCTGTGGCTCAACGCCTCGCCCACGCCCGCGGTGCTGTTCATCGTGCTCGGCGTCTTGAGCATCGGCCTCGTGGCGCAGACGGTGCCGGGCATCACGATGCTGCCGGAGATGTTCCCGAAGGCGGTGCGAGCAAGCGGCATGTCGCTGGTCTACAGCGTGGGCGTGGCACTGTTCGGCGGCTTCGCGCCCTTCATCAGCACCTGGCTGCTCAACGCCACCGGCAGCAAGCTCGCGCCGGCCTGGTACCTCGTGGCGATGACGTTGGTGTCGCTGCTCGGCCTGCTCTGGCTGCGCGACCACACGGGCCGCGACATCGATGCGGCTGGCGCCCACGCGGCAGCCGCCTGA
- a CDS encoding glutathione S-transferase N-terminal domain-containing protein: MTDPSLPVLYSFRRCPYAMRARLALAASGEHCELREVVLKDKPAEMLAASPKGTVPVLVLPDGAVLEQSLDIMLWALRRNDPLRWLDPAAGTLDDMLALVAACDNGFKPQLDRYKYPGRFVDASADARELGAQFLLQLEARLAGGSGQQLFGARAALADAAVMPFVRQFAMVEAAWFDDQPWPLLRAWLAGWTASPLFDRAMRKYAPWASGGAGAAYPPA, encoded by the coding sequence ATGACAGACCCGAGCCTTCCCGTTCTCTACAGCTTCCGCCGCTGCCCCTACGCCATGCGCGCTCGCCTCGCATTGGCCGCGAGCGGCGAGCATTGCGAACTGCGCGAGGTGGTTCTGAAGGACAAGCCGGCCGAGATGCTGGCCGCCTCGCCCAAAGGCACCGTGCCCGTGCTGGTGCTGCCCGACGGCGCGGTGCTGGAACAAAGCCTCGACATCATGCTGTGGGCCCTGCGCCGCAACGACCCGCTGCGCTGGCTGGACCCGGCTGCGGGCACGCTCGACGACATGCTCGCGCTCGTGGCCGCGTGCGACAACGGCTTCAAGCCGCAGCTCGACCGCTACAAATACCCGGGCCGGTTCGTGGACGCATCCGCCGACGCGCGCGAGCTGGGCGCGCAATTCCTGCTGCAACTGGAAGCTCGGCTCGCCGGTGGCTCCGGGCAGCAACTCTTCGGCGCGCGGGCGGCGCTGGCCGATGCCGCCGTCATGCCCTTCGTGCGGCAGTTCGCAATGGTCGAGGCCGCCTGGTTCGACGACCAACCCTGGCCGCTGCTGCGTGCTTGGCTCGCGGGCTGGACCGCCTCGCCGCTGTTCGATCGCGCAATGCGGAAGTACGCGCCCTGGGCCTCGGGCGGCGCGGGCGCCGCCTACCCGCCGGCCTGA
- a CDS encoding GNAT family N-acetyltransferase, whose amino-acid sequence MSDYEVRPATMRDAKAVAEVHTLAAQAAYQGILPDEELRTLAPATREAKWREAIEFSEPQVQVAVLDGEIVGFVGFDRSRDPKTPSTTGEIWALYVKPEHWGKGLGVALWDAAREGLEEEGCTTVTVWVPIRNDRAMRFIELAGFKREMKTAKTTALGTVRVEEIRLKRSVV is encoded by the coding sequence ATGTCAGATTACGAAGTTCGCCCCGCCACGATGCGCGACGCCAAGGCCGTCGCCGAAGTCCATACCCTGGCCGCCCAGGCGGCCTACCAGGGCATCCTGCCCGACGAAGAGCTGCGCACGCTGGCGCCGGCCACCCGTGAAGCCAAGTGGCGCGAAGCCATCGAGTTCAGCGAGCCGCAGGTGCAGGTGGCGGTACTGGACGGCGAAATCGTCGGCTTCGTCGGTTTCGACCGCTCGCGCGATCCCAAGACGCCGTCCACCACGGGCGAGATCTGGGCCCTCTACGTCAAGCCCGAGCATTGGGGCAAGGGCCTCGGCGTCGCGCTCTGGGATGCCGCACGCGAAGGCCTCGAGGAAGAGGGCTGCACCACGGTCACCGTGTGGGTGCCCATTCGCAATGACCGCGCCATGCGCTTCATCGAGCTGGCCGGCTTCAAGCGCGAAATGAAGACCGCCAAGACCACCGCACTGGGCACCGTGCGGGTCGAAGAAATCCGCCTCAAGCGCAGCGTCGTCTGA